From a region of the Deltaproteobacteria bacterium genome:
- the dnaE gene encoding DNA polymerase III subunit alpha, with amino-acid sequence MAAPPFVHLHLHTEYSLLDGAIRLKDLFPAARRLGYDTVALTDHGNLYGALNFYTQALKHSIKPILGCELYVAPKGRRDRGTSGPRDAAYHLVVLAQDVTGYKNLLKLVSAAHLEGFYYKPRVDMDLLRELNPGLIALSACLHGQIPHLLLLEDYAGAKALAETYASIFDGRFYLELQENGIPEQTVVNRGLREISREAGIPLVATNDCHYLTHEDAKAHDVLLCIQTNRTIHDEKRMRFSTDRLYFAPPEEMAARFADCPEAIAATREIAERCHVELELGRHRFPVFPIEKGETYEERFSREARSGLERRLAEPALKDADQEAYRQRLEEEIAVITEKGFASYFLIVSDFIGWAKRQGIPVGPGRGSAAGSLVAYAMGITDIDPVRYGLFFERFLNAERVSLPDIDVDFCMNRRDEVLRYVAEKYGGEGHVAQIITFGQMKARAVIRDVGRALGMPYQEVDRIAKLVPEVLGITLEKALEMEPRLRELADSDPQVSFLLEVARALEGLPRHPSTHAAGVVISDRPMVEYLPLTKGQNGEIVTQFDMKCVEKVGLIKFDFLGLKTLTVIDTALALIKEHYGKDLDISAISIDDPATYELLARGDTTGVFQLESSGMKGLIRRMRPTTFTDLVALVALYRPGPLESGMVDQFVKTKHGEMEATYLLPELRPILEETYGVIVYQEQVMKIAQVLAGYSLGEGDILRRAMGKKKPEEMAAQRERFLAGARERGVPEDTAAVIFDLMEKFAGYGFNKSHSAAYALISYQTAWLKTHYPIAFFASLLTNELGTTDGVVKYVNECREAGISVLPPDINLSRVDFTIEGEAIRFGLAAVKNVGTSAIEVIMAERNSAGPFRSFEDFCVRVDGKKVNKRVIESLIKCGAFDSLGHKRAALMEVIDQALDLGQSRRRSASCGQPSLFGDETPDVKAPLLPIPDVPEWPAHDLLSHEKEVLGFYLSGHPLDPYRADLSRMGFSSTTSDHPDCAVVGLAGLIRALKVITTKKGDRMAYFTLEDLEGTIEVVCFPAKYTLYRDLLEEDVPLWVEGVFRKAEEERGANKIHAERIEALETACRRKAKGVRIDLREDRVGPWALGPLKEILRRHPGDYPVSLVIHVTDAGRVLLSLPGDCRAAIDPECAKEINDLVGYPAFGVEYDTTIAVPEQKTGKVMEMRRRP; translated from the coding sequence ATGGCCGCACCCCCCTTTGTCCATCTCCACCTGCACACGGAATACAGCCTCCTTGACGGGGCCATCCGCCTGAAGGACCTTTTCCCTGCGGCCAGGCGCCTCGGCTACGACACCGTGGCCCTAACGGACCACGGGAACCTCTACGGGGCCCTCAACTTTTACACCCAGGCCCTAAAGCACTCCATCAAGCCCATCCTCGGCTGTGAACTCTATGTGGCGCCTAAGGGACGCAGGGACAGAGGCACCTCTGGCCCAAGGGATGCCGCCTATCACCTCGTGGTTCTCGCCCAGGACGTCACCGGCTACAAGAACCTCCTGAAGCTTGTCTCTGCGGCCCACCTCGAAGGCTTCTACTACAAACCCCGTGTGGACATGGACCTCCTTCGGGAATTGAACCCAGGCCTCATCGCCCTTTCCGCGTGTCTTCACGGCCAGATCCCCCACCTGCTCCTCCTCGAGGACTATGCCGGGGCAAAGGCCCTGGCCGAGACCTACGCATCCATCTTTGACGGCCGTTTCTATCTCGAGCTCCAGGAAAACGGGATCCCCGAGCAGACCGTGGTCAACAGGGGGCTCAGGGAGATCTCCCGGGAGGCTGGGATCCCCCTGGTCGCTACCAACGACTGTCACTACCTCACCCATGAGGACGCAAAGGCACACGACGTCCTTCTGTGCATCCAGACCAACCGGACCATCCACGACGAAAAGCGCATGAGGTTCTCCACGGACAGGCTCTATTTCGCCCCGCCCGAGGAGATGGCCGCGCGTTTCGCAGACTGCCCCGAGGCCATTGCCGCCACCCGGGAGATCGCCGAGCGGTGCCACGTGGAGCTCGAACTCGGACGCCACCGGTTTCCGGTCTTTCCCATAGAAAAGGGCGAGACATACGAGGAGCGTTTCTCTCGAGAGGCCAGATCCGGGCTGGAGAGGCGTCTTGCCGAGCCTGCCCTCAAAGACGCGGACCAAGAGGCCTACAGACAGCGCCTCGAGGAAGAGATCGCCGTCATAACGGAAAAGGGCTTTGCCTCCTATTTCCTCATCGTCTCCGACTTCATCGGCTGGGCCAAGCGGCAGGGCATCCCAGTGGGGCCGGGCCGGGGTTCGGCGGCCGGGTCGCTCGTGGCCTATGCCATGGGGATCACGGACATCGACCCTGTCCGCTACGGGCTCTTCTTCGAACGGTTCCTGAACGCCGAACGGGTCTCCCTTCCTGACATCGACGTGGACTTCTGCATGAACCGCCGGGACGAGGTCCTCCGCTACGTGGCCGAGAAATACGGCGGCGAGGGCCATGTGGCCCAGATCATCACCTTTGGGCAGATGAAGGCCCGCGCCGTGATCCGTGACGTGGGCCGGGCCCTCGGCATGCCGTACCAAGAGGTGGACCGGATCGCCAAACTCGTTCCGGAAGTCCTCGGAATCACCCTGGAAAAGGCCCTTGAGATGGAGCCGCGCCTTCGTGAGCTGGCTGACTCCGATCCCCAGGTCTCCTTCCTCCTCGAGGTGGCGCGGGCGCTCGAAGGGCTCCCCCGGCACCCCTCCACCCATGCGGCAGGGGTCGTGATCTCTGACCGCCCCATGGTCGAGTATCTTCCCCTGACCAAAGGCCAAAACGGCGAGATCGTCACCCAGTTTGACATGAAGTGCGTAGAAAAGGTGGGGCTCATCAAGTTCGACTTCCTCGGCCTCAAGACCCTGACCGTCATCGACACGGCCCTTGCACTCATCAAGGAGCACTACGGGAAGGATCTGGACATCTCGGCCATCTCCATCGATGATCCTGCGACATACGAGCTCCTTGCGCGCGGGGACACCACCGGGGTCTTCCAGCTTGAGAGCTCGGGCATGAAGGGGCTCATCAGGCGCATGCGGCCCACGACCTTCACGGACCTCGTGGCCCTCGTGGCCCTCTACCGGCCAGGCCCCCTTGAAAGCGGCATGGTGGACCAGTTCGTGAAGACCAAGCACGGCGAGATGGAGGCCACCTACCTCCTTCCAGAGCTTCGGCCCATCCTCGAGGAGACCTACGGCGTCATCGTGTACCAGGAGCAGGTCATGAAGATCGCCCAGGTGCTTGCGGGCTACAGCCTCGGGGAGGGCGACATCCTTCGGCGGGCCATGGGCAAGAAGAAACCCGAGGAAATGGCTGCCCAACGGGAGAGATTCCTTGCAGGCGCGCGTGAGCGGGGCGTCCCTGAGGACACGGCCGCTGTCATCTTTGACCTCATGGAAAAATTTGCGGGCTACGGCTTCAACAAGAGCCACTCGGCCGCCTATGCCCTCATCTCCTACCAGACCGCGTGGCTCAAGACCCACTACCCGATCGCCTTTTTCGCCTCCCTCCTCACGAACGAACTCGGGACCACGGACGGGGTCGTGAAGTACGTGAACGAGTGCCGTGAGGCCGGGATCTCTGTCCTGCCCCCGGACATCAACCTCTCTCGAGTGGACTTCACCATCGAGGGCGAGGCCATCCGTTTCGGGCTTGCCGCAGTCAAGAACGTGGGGACGAGTGCCATTGAGGTCATCATGGCAGAGAGGAATTCAGCAGGCCCATTCCGCTCGTTTGAAGACTTCTGCGTCCGGGTTGATGGCAAAAAGGTCAACAAGCGGGTCATAGAGAGCCTCATCAAATGCGGGGCCTTCGACTCCCTCGGCCACAAGAGGGCCGCCCTCATGGAGGTCATCGACCAGGCCCTCGACCTCGGGCAGTCCAGGCGCCGGTCTGCGTCATGCGGCCAGCCCTCGCTCTTCGGCGATGAGACACCGGATGTAAAGGCCCCCCTCCTTCCCATTCCTGACGTCCCTGAGTGGCCTGCCCATGACCTGCTCTCGCACGAAAAGGAGGTGCTTGGATTCTATCTGAGCGGACACCCCCTGGACCCGTATCGCGCAGACCTCTCGCGCATGGGTTTTTCTTCCACCACATCAGATCACCCGGACTGCGCCGTCGTGGGTCTTGCGGGCCTGATCCGAGCCCTCAAGGTGATCACCACCAAAAAGGGGGACCGCATGGCCTACTTCACCCTCGAGGACCTGGAGGGGACCATTGAGGTGGTATGCTTTCCCGCCAAATACACCCTGTACCGCGACCTCCTGGAAGAGGACGTCCCCTTGTGGGTAGAGGGGGTGTTCCGAAAGGCGGAGGAAGAGAGGGGTGCCAACAAGATCCATGCGGAACGGATCGAGGCCCTTGAGACTGCATGCAGAAGAAAGGCCAAGGGTGTCAGAATCGATCTTCGGGAGGACCGGGTGGGTCCGTGGGCCCTCGGCCCCCTGAAAGAGATCCTGCGAAGACACCCGGGCGATTATCCCGTCAGCCTTGTCATCCACGTCACTGACGCGGGTCGAGTGCTCCTGTCGCTTCCAGGAGACTGCCGGGCCGCCATTGACCCCGAATGTGCAAAAGAGATAAATGATCTCGTAGGTTACCCGGCCTTCGGGGTCGAGTACGATACCACCATAGCCGTCCCCGAGCAGAAAACGGGGAAGGTCATGGAGATGAGGAGACGCCCATGA
- the smpB gene encoding SsrA-binding protein SmpB: MAGSGKKIICQNRKARHEYHIDETFEAGLVLIGPEVKSLREGRANLTDAYASFDKGELWLHNCHISPYPNASRWEKLDPTRPRKLLLHARELRKLMGKTQERGYTLIPLSLYFRDGRAKAELALAKGKRLHDKRETVKAREIERELRKQYKIR; encoded by the coding sequence ATGGCAGGAAGCGGCAAAAAGATCATCTGCCAGAACCGGAAGGCCAGGCATGAATATCACATCGATGAGACCTTCGAGGCGGGTCTCGTCCTCATCGGCCCCGAGGTGAAGTCCCTTCGGGAGGGCCGGGCCAACCTCACGGACGCTTACGCCTCCTTTGACAAAGGTGAGCTATGGCTCCACAACTGCCACATCTCCCCCTATCCCAACGCATCCAGGTGGGAGAAACTGGACCCTACCCGTCCGAGAAAGCTCCTCCTGCACGCAAGGGAACTGAGGAAGCTTATGGGAAAGACCCAGGAACGGGGCTACACCCTCATCCCTCTCTCTCTCTATTTCCGGGACGGACGCGCCAAGGCTGAACTCGCCCTCGCCAAAGGGAAAAGGCTCCACGACAAGCGGGAGACCGTCAAGGCA